TCTTTTGTGAAAATAcattgatattattaaactaccgATTCCGGTGTATCCGAGTAGTTCACATGCCAATACATTGATATTAGAAAATTTAGTTGTATTACTTATGTTTTGAATATTAGCACAGTCTTCATTACATAGGTTTGTCCATTGTTTTGCACGGTAACATATTTATTAAAGCCGGCAGATAAGTAATAGTATAAAAGTAAATTTCTAGAAATATCTAGGCATATCCAATCTGAATATTTTGAACAATATTGGTACTTCAATTTTATAAGTGGCATATCGAAAACTTTCCCTTTTGATTAGATAAACAGGACATCCTTTAACAACATTTTACAAAAGCAATCTATAGAGTTTTTCAATTACTATGGTAAATTATAAAACTTACAGCCTTCACTTTAAAAATGCacaattttttttcaaatttattTTCCTAGATTTTCTCCAAGGCACATGTTACTTCTTTTTTTTCCTCCTTATAGCCTTCACTTCAAAATATGCATTGGCAATTCTTTTCTAAATTTTCATGTCTTAGATTTTCAATAAAACTATTGCCAGTTACTGTTTTTTACCGTAGGCAACAGCCAATTAATTATTTAATTTGAATTTGTACTTTTTATACAAGCACATTACAATATCAAATGCTTCTTTTTAGATGATCGAATCTTTGATTTACCAGAATCCCTGGTGGTTTGTGTAGTTAAATTACGTTAGTCTAGGCACTTGtttatcttcacatatccatcatGGTACGTATGCAAGTGAATACTGAATTTTTGATTGGTTGCATATATTGCAGTTGACAAGAAGGTCAGTTCAGTGAAGATTACACTCCCGATTATAGCATGCCTACTGCTACTATCATGCATAGCCCTCGTCTGGATATACAAATACAGAGGTAGAGTAAAAGCATCCCTCTTGTTTTCTTCTTCTTCGaattaggctttcgccccgctttataaataaagccacaCACGGCCAAACCGATACAAGGTAGAGGGGGAGACCTCTTTACAAAGCAGATCAAAGATAAAAAAACAGAGAATAGAAAGGAGATGTCACACCCTCCAAGGTACAACCGACACTCCTAACTAAAGATGCACCCCGCCTCCTTGTGAAACCACCGGACAACGTCATCTCGTACCCACCAAGTTATTTGCCGGGAAGGGCCGCCTGCCCTCCCGCTCCGGGCCGTGGAGCGCCGATCCTGCCCGCAGACAACAAGTACCAGGAACCAAGACCCCAATGTCACGTGTAAAAGATAGGAAGCCGCCAAGTCCACCCTTCGCCGGGATCGAAGCACCGAGAGAGGATCTAAGCATGCCCGCCGATGACAACGAGAACCGCCCACGGGAATCCAAGCTCCACGACGATGCCCCCAAGAGGGTGACGACACAAGGTGCCGCCGTCGCCGAGACCAAGAACGGTcaaaggttttcacccggagctcAAGCACAGGGGAGCAACCACAACGGTGCCCCCAAGAGGGACACGACACCCGCGGGCGCCGTCACCGTTGGCGCCAAAGCGCTGGGCTTTCGCCCGAAATCGACTCCCACCGCACGACGGACCGGTGTGCAGCCCGCCGTCATCAAACAGAGCCTCCGAGACCAGATCTGGGAGCCGCCACTGCCGAAGCACCACCGACGCCAGGAATCCCCGCTGCCCACTCCACGCCATCCCCATGTCCCAGGAGATAAGCCACCACCACTGCAACGTCGCTCGCCGTAGAGCCAAACGTGCagcttccagggccgccgccccggcatccacGCCCAACCCATCAGCCGGCCGCCACCACCATACGGACCAGCGGCAGGGGCAAGGGGCGTGAGAGGTCGAGCTGAGGAATGAGCGGACACCGATCTagcacgcggtggctgccaaccgAAGGCCCGCCTGGCCCCGGACTGGTCGCGGCCAACGTACGCAGAGAGGCCCGccaggcccagatcgggcccagatcgggcccgcctggcccagatcgggcccagaTCTCGCCGGCGCAGCCCACCTGCCGCGCTGCGCCGCCCACCATGCCGCCAATGGTTGCCGCCGTCGTCCCCCAGCCAGACCCTCGCGCCTCAGCCGCCGCCGTTGAACTGCAGGCCCCCGCTGCCGGAGATGGAGTCGAGCCCGCGCCGCCCGAGACCAGCCGCCGCCGCAGCAGCCAGCAAAGGCACGCCGCCCCGAGCACGCCGACACCACCACGAGGTCACCACGCCGCCGGAGGACCGACCGCGCCGCCGCACCCTCGCCAAGTACGTGCCCTCGACGGCCGCCACGGCCCGCGccgtttctccgtgcgagggggaaggagggccccgccgccgccagcgcccaggctttgcccggcgacgccgtccggcggcggcgaggagggggaggaggagaggTAGGGGCGGgaaggaggcggctagggttcccTCCCTGTCGCCCACGGGAGCGACGAGAGAGGGCACCGAAGAGAGCCAGACTTAAAGGAGTCATCCCTCTTGTTTTCCACATAATTATATTAGTACAAGAGCTAAGAAAAAGAATGGATGTAACTAGCAGGTAAACGGCGAAATGAGGAGACCCAGAGGAAAATGATGCTAGGATACTTTAGCACGTCCAATGAGCTCGGAGGAGAAAATACAGAATTTCCATTTGTTAACTTCAAAGACATCCTTTCAGCCACAAAATTCTTTGCTAACTCCAACTTGATTGGACGGGGAGGTTTTGGCAAAGTTTACAAGGTAATAGAAAGTGGTACTTACAGCAGAATATGTTTTGGATAGAATAAAAAACAAGCCTAAATTGCCCTCTACTGTTGTATGAATCCACCACTGATCTCaaatcattgtttatcaactaataCATGAAGGGTTGTCTTAACCAAGAAACAAGCTAGGAAAATACCCACCCCCTTCCCACCTCTCCGCAGCTGTCTTAACCAAGAAACTACCACAGATTTGGAACATGTGCATCTATGAGGAAGAGTTGATGACTTATGAGCTTAGCATTTCATAATAATAGTAATTATTGTTATTTCTATCCGAAAGCTTTGTTGAACAATCAATTGATACATGAAGAAGTGGATGATGAATTAGTGAGACATGCCCATCTTGAATGCTTGATGCCATATTATCTAAAATCGGTGTGGTTTAGGATGAATTGGTGATTTCCATTGATTGTTATATTCAAGGGTACAAACTACAAAGAAAACCATTTTGGAGTTAAAAACATGTAACGTGCTCACAGCTAAAAGGATTTAAAATGCACTTATTTGTGCAAAAATAATAGTAGACTTCAAAACGTCAGTTTATAGTTCTTACTCAATTGAAAAATATGCACTCATGCAGGGAACACTAGAGGGTGGAAAGGAGGTAGCTGTCAAAAGGCTTAGTAAGGGTTCTGGACAAGGTACAGTAGAGTTCAAAAATGAAGTAGTTCTAATCTCCAAACTACAGCACAAGAACCTGGTCAGGCTTCTTGGATGCTGCATTCATGAAGATGAGAAGTTACTGATCTACGAATACTTACCTAACAAAAGTCTGGATGCCTTTCTTTTCGGTATGTGCTAGTTTTTTTTATCACATATCACATAATTCTTACATTAACCATTATCATACTCATGATGACTAGCTCCCTTTCTTATTGACAATGAAAGATGCTGCACAAAAGCACGTACTTGATTGGTTCACACGGTTCAAGATAATTAAAGGGATATCAAGAGGCCTTCTTTATCTCCATCAAGATTCAACATTAACAATAATCCACAGAGATCTTAAAACAAGCAACATCTTGTTGGACACAGAGATGACCCCCAAAATTTCAGATTTCGGTATGGCAAGAATCTTTGGTGCAAACCAGAACCAAGCAAACACGACCCGGGTTGTTGGGACATAGTAAGTAACTGATTTATTAACAATCACTTAAAACTCCAGTTTTTATGGTATTGCATATTTTACTTTGTACATTTCTTGCTGATAGTTTGTCGAACGTTTTAAACAGCGGCTATATGTCACCTGAATATGCGATGGGAGGTGCTTTTTCTGTAAAATCAGACACATATAGCTTTGGTGTTCTTCTCTTGGAGATTGTTAGTGGATTGAAGATCAGCTCATCCCATCTCATAGCAAACTTTTGTGGTCTTATTGCTTATGTGAGTAGTGTGGAACACATTTCCAATTAACCCCTCCTCACACCTCAACACCCCAAAATTATTAACTTTGATATTGACTTCATTTTATTGGTCAGACATGGAGATTATGGGAAGATGGAAAAGCAATTCAATTGGTAGACTCTTCAGTTTTGGCAAGCTGCCCGCATGACGAAGTTCTACGGTGTATCCATGTGGCACTCTTGTGTGTTCAAGACCGTGCCAGCGATAGGCCCCTAATGTCATCAGTTATTTTTATGTTGGAAAACAAAACTACGTTCCTTCCGGCTCCAAAGCAACCTGTATATTTTGCAGTGAGTAACTGTGGGGATGGAGAAGGAAGTGAGAGCATGGAGAATTCCTTGAATGGAGTAAGTATCACAACACTCAAGGGCCGTTAGATGTTTCACAACTTATTGTAGCAAATTTGAGTACAACTAGTTGTATAGTTTTATGGTTCACTTTCCGTGAACTGAAATTTCCGTAGGTGGTTGTAATATTCGTGAGTTTATTATATGAGAAATTTGAATAATAATTGCTACCCCGGACCTGATCGATACAACCAACTGAATTTTAATTTTGTTGGTCAAAGAGTTTTCTCTGATTTCAGTTAGGGTTCCTTTCAGTTATCAAAAACCACCCATGTTGGAATGCCCCGTTGAATAAGATTATAACCTTCTAGCTAGTCATCTACAGTTCGATCGCCTGGGGAAATTGTATGTTTTGGAAATATTACCGTAATCATCATTTATTCGTTACATATGATACACCCATTTGATTCATCAAGAAAAGAATTGTAAACTGAAATTCGAAACGCCCACTAGGCCTTCGCACATCAAGTAAATAACCTAGCGAAATTAGGTTTAGAACAGAAACCGAAATGCTTATTGATAGTACCTTGGCACAAGGCGGGGCTATGATGTCCCTGGAGTGTTAAATCGTCTCGATTAACTTTGACACGACCAAACCTCCCCTTCGTCCTTGCTCGTACGTACCGGCCACTGCTCGACCACAGCATGAGCCGACAGCTTCCTCCGAGTCCTGAACGCCTCCATCGGGGCGCCGGATCGGCGGGGTGGCCGCCGAAGCCAGCCACACGCGTCGGCGTCGCCGCCGTCCGTCATCCACCCGTCGCCGCTTTCAAGCTTTCTTCTCTCGGTAGAATGGCAACTATACGACTCTAGCCCACTAGTTCCGTGTCTGAACTTTAAGTGCTTACGGGTCGAAAGCCCAAGTGGCCGATGGAGGAAAGGCCCATATCAAGCGCCCATTACCCTCGAGAAAAAAAATACATCCATTCCATGAATTCCTCGACCAAATCCGCGCCGATTATCGCAGACTCGCAGTATCTCGATCGGATTCGGATCGATCAATCCGGGCGTGAATGGAGGAGCTACGGCGTCGTTCCGATCCCAATCGATCATGCAGTAGCGTCCAGGTCCCGCACCGAGAGCGACGCGTCGGCGTCGTCCTCGGCAGCGGCGGTCGGCGCGCGCTTCTCGCGGTGGCACCGCCGGCCGTGGTAGGCGTCGGCGGCGGCAGGAGACCGCGGACGTCCGCTGCCACGTCGTGAAACCCCAACAAGTCAAACACTCCGCCACGCCAACAAGCCCTGAGGTTTCCCCTGCTGCACTCTCTCTTAGTCCAAAGTCAAACCTTCAATCTGAACCCGTAGCAACAAATTTCCTCTGCACGTGTAGTGTAGCATATATTGTTTGGGACTTCAGGGTCTAGCCTCCTGCCTGCCGATCATCTGCTAATCATGTTTGGTGTACGTGACTAAGTCTATGCTGCATTTTTTATTATCGCGTCGTtatcattgatacgtccaatttcagAATTGTCTTCACTCCCTGCAGCAGAATTAATTGTTCTGAAgatccacattctccttggttggTTCCTAGAGGATGAAAAAGATGGCCTTAAAACTTACAAGGTAAGTCTAGCATTCCTATTTTCATCCTCTTATTCTTGGGTTCATTCTGTATGGGTGGTAGTATACTTTAGGATCAACAGTAGTTGGAATTTGAATATTTCGGTAGGTTGAACTGAGAACCAATCGAGAATGTCATATTTGATGAGTTCAAACAAAGATTTTCCTGCCCTGTATGAATGTATGATGTTGCTGCCAGTGCCAAGAAAGATGGATGTTATATTGTTTTGATGCAATACGTCATTATGGATTAATCTCAATTAGACTCTGCTGTTTACAGAAGCTAACCCCAAGTAAAAAAAAGATGAGAGACTAAACCCAAAGTATTTCATCATTGGTACGGAGTATGATAGTTGTCGTCTTCTTTCATTGATTTTACCGTCCCGGAGCTAGAAGAAGTCACCAACTCACCACACGGATGCCTACGCGACCGCAACACTCTTCCTCAGTAAGCAAATTCACATGCCTTTCCCTTGTCGCCCTCTCACTCCAATTTGGTGAGGATTTTTCTTTGCGCGTGCAGCACCTTTGAAGACTTGGACTTTGCTCTGGCCATCTTTGATATGGTCTCTGTGTCAACGTTGCTGTCTTGCTCCATTACTATTCTCGTGACACTTAACCATTCTATATTTCTCCATTTTTTGAGATAAGAGGCGAGATTAGACTTAGACGTCGAGAAAGAAGACTCCAACCACATATCCACTTGCTAAGTTGTTCAGCAGAAGTGCATAACCTCGCACCTCGGCTGATTAGCTTCTATAGCTGCGTCCAGATCGAAGAAGAGGCACCATGGGTATGCCCTCTTGCGTTCCCATTTTCATCCTCCTGTTCTTGAGTTCATCCTGCAGATCCGATGACCAGCTCACAGACGCAAAGCCACTCTCCTCCGGCGACACGCTCGTCTCCAAGGGCGGTGACTTTGCGCTTGGCTTCTTCTCGCCGGACGGCTCCAACACGAGCTTATACCTCAGCATATGGTACCACAACATCCCTGGCCGCACCGTCGTATGGACTGCCAATCGTGATAACCCGATCGCCGCCACTTCATCCCCCATGCTCGCCATCACCAACAGCTCTGACTTGGTGTTGTCTGACTCCCAGGGTCGCATCCCTTGGGCAACGAAGAACAACATCGCTGGCATGGGAGTTGTTGCAGTGCTACTCGACACGGGGAACCTGGTCCTCCAGTTTCTAAATGGCACAACCATATGGCAGAGTTTTGATCATCCGACAGACACCATCCTCCCAGGCACAAGGCTCTTCCTCAGCGACAAGGCCCGTATCATTGGGCGGCTTGTTGCTTGGAGAGGGCCCCTTGACCCATCCACCGGAGATTTTTCTTTGAGCCTTGACCTCAGCTCGGGCCATCAGTTAGTCATTTGGAATGGGACTATGCCCTACACCCGCCTCAGTATGTTCAGTGGTTCGACAGTGGATGGTAGAATATACCAGAACACAATCATCTATGAAGCGATTGTCGGCACAGGTGATGGGTTTTATTATGAATTCTCCGTGTCTGCTGGCTCACCGTATGCACGTCTTACGCTCGACTATACAGGCATGCTAAGGAGTCTTAGCTGGAACAACAATTCGTCATGGACAACCACTGCCGAGGACCCCAGTAGCAGCTGCGACCTCTATGCTTCATGTGGCCCGTTcggctattgtgacaacatgggggtTGTCGCGACATGCCGTTGTCTCGATGGGTTTGAGCCTATTGGTCTTAACTTCTCGAGCGGATGTAGAAGAATAAAGGCGTTGGAATGCAGTAGGCAAAGTCATTTTGTGACCTTGTCTAGGATGAAGGTTCCAGCCAAATCCTTCCATGTCCTGAACAGAAGCTTCGACGAGTGCACGGCCGAGTGCACCATCAATTGCTCATGTACGGCCTACACTTACACTAACTTGAATAGTAACGATTCTATGGCTGACCAGTCAAGGTGCTTGATTTGGACAACGGAGCTCGTCGACACGGGGAAGTATAGCAATCGTGGCGAGAACCTGTTCGTCCGGCTTGCTGACTCTCCTGGTATGCACCACTCCAGTAGTCCACTGTAAACTTATGAATTATGATATCACTGTGCTAAATTTGTCATGGG
This region of Lolium perenne isolate Kyuss_39 chromosome 2, Kyuss_2.0, whole genome shotgun sequence genomic DNA includes:
- the LOC127336113 gene encoding G-type lectin S-receptor-like serine/threonine-protein kinase B120 isoform X2 — its product is MHDRGMDGSGGEECYTAYILEQVRLEFTETGELIDIGKIPNGENLHIRLADTAVDKKVSSVKITLPIIACLLLLSCIALVWIYKYRGKRRNEETQRKMMLGYFSTSNELGGENTEFPFVNFKDILSATKFFANSNLIGRGGFGKVYKGTLEGGKEVAVKRLSKGSGQGTVEFKNEVVLISKLQHKNLVRLLGCCIHEDEKLLIYEYLPNKSLDAFLFDAAQKHVLDWFTRFKIIKGISRGLLYLHQDSTLTIIHRDLKTSNILLDTEMTPKISDFGMARIFGANQNQANTTRVVGTYGYMSPEYAMGGAFSVKSDTYSFGVLLLEIVSGLKISSSHLIANFCGLIAYTWRLWEDGKAIQLVDSSVLASCPHDEVLRCIHVALLCVQDRASDRPLMSSVIFMLENKTTFLPAPKQPVYFAVSNCGDGEGSESMENSLNGVSITTLKGR
- the LOC127336113 gene encoding receptor-like serine/threonine-protein kinase SD1-7 isoform X1 gives rise to the protein MSIHYIPIFFLLFLSSFCKSDDQLTHAKPLTHSDMLISNSGYFALGFFSPTSTNNSFYLGIWYHSLPGPRTIVWVANRDNPISTHSSATLIINNSSDLVLSDSHGHNIWRTETNITAGATRAHAVLLDQGNFVLRLPNGMDIWQSFHYPTDTILPAMKFVFSYKAKIVERLVAWKGLDDPSSGDFSYSGDPSYPYLQVLTWNKTIPYCRLGVWNGMPVAGGRILTNTSSILYQTVINTGDEFYFVYAISNNLQFPEMKVPGNFLHIRNKSFDQCEAVCNHNCSCTAFAYANMSGGSAMADPSRCLVWSGELIDIGKIPNGENLHIRLADTAVDKKVSSVKITLPIIACLLLLSCIALVWIYKYRGKRRNEETQRKMMLGYFSTSNELGGENTEFPFVNFKDILSATKFFANSNLIGRGGFGKVYKGTLEGGKEVAVKRLSKGSGQGTVEFKNEVVLISKLQHKNLVRLLGCCIHEDEKLLIYEYLPNKSLDAFLFDAAQKHVLDWFTRFKIIKGISRGLLYLHQDSTLTIIHRDLKTSNILLDTEMTPKISDFGMARIFGANQNQANTTRVVGTYGYMSPEYAMGGAFSVKSDTYSFGVLLLEIVSGLKISSSHLIANFCGLIAYTWRLWEDGKAIQLVDSSVLASCPHDEVLRCIHVALLCVQDRASDRPLMSSVIFMLENKTTFLPAPKQPVYFAVSNCGDGEGSESMENSLNGVSITTLKGR
- the LOC127336113 gene encoding cysteine-rich receptor-like protein kinase 10 isoform X3, which gives rise to MSPEYAMGGAFSVKSDTYSFGVLLLEIVSGLKISSSHLIANFCGLIAYTWRLWEDGKAIQLVDSSVLASCPHDEVLRCIHVALLCVQDRASDRPLMSSVIFMLENKTTFLPAPKQPVYFAVSNCGDGEGSESMENSLNGVSITTLKGR
- the LOC127336111 gene encoding G-type lectin S-receptor-like serine/threonine-protein kinase B120, producing MGMPSCVPIFILLFLSSSCRSDDQLTDAKPLSSGDTLVSKGGDFALGFFSPDGSNTSLYLSIWYHNIPGRTVVWTANRDNPIAATSSPMLAITNSSDLVLSDSQGRIPWATKNNIAGMGVVAVLLDTGNLVLQFLNGTTIWQSFDHPTDTILPGTRLFLSDKARIIGRLVAWRGPLDPSTGDFSLSLDLSSGHQLVIWNGTMPYTRLSMFSGSTVDGRIYQNTIIYEAIVGTGDGFYYEFSVSAGSPYARLTLDYTGMLRSLSWNNNSSWTTTAEDPSSSCDLYASCGPFGYCDNMGVVATCRCLDGFEPIGLNFSSGCRRIKALECSRQSHFVTLSRMKVPAKSFHVLNRSFDECTAECTINCSCTAYTYTNLNSNDSMADQSRCLIWTTELVDTGKYSNRGENLFVRLADSPVQKNRRLLKIVLPAIACLLILTCIALVGICKYRASKQRKNEIQKRVMPEYLSSSNGTGGESIELPFVSFEDIAAATDNFSDLKQIGKGGFGKVYKGMLDGLNNVAIKRLSIDSEQGIKEFKNEVDLIARLQHRNLVRLLGCCIHGDERLLIYEYLPNKSLDAFLFDATKQYVLDWPTRYNIINGVARGLLYLHQDSRLTIIHRDLKASNILLDSEMTPKISDFGMARIFRGNQRHANTSRVVGTYGYMSPEYVMGGAFSVKSDTYSFGVLILEIVSGLKISSPQLIMNFSSLTTYAWRLWQDGKATELVHSSVIQSCPLHVLRCIHVGLLCVQDHPDDRPLMSSVIFMLENESALLPAPKQPAYFAMQNWETQGPRESMENSANGVSITTLEGR